In Bythopirellula goksoeyrii, a single window of DNA contains:
- a CDS encoding arylsulfatase: protein MVILADDLGYSDLGCYGSEISTPNLDALAENGLKFTQFYNCGRCWPTRASLLSGYYPQQVGRDALPGVDNNARSRGKRPSWARLLPHMLKPRGYRSYHSGKWHIDGSPMGGGFDHSYYFNDYDHYFTPTLHYLDDRQLPAKSLTDNFYATTVIADYAIEFLKQHEEQHPDQPFFEYLAFIAPHFPLQAPAEDIARYQGRYGSGWDELRKERWVKIQKLLGLPGELSSLEPEIGPPYDFPEAIEQLGAGEVNRELAWDSLTTEQQEFQAAKMEIHAAMVDRMDREIGRVIDQIREMGQLDNTVILFFSDNGGSAEIMVRGDGHDPEAMPGSQDSFLCLGPGWSSASNTPFRRHKTWVHEGGIATPLVVHWPDGIHASGELRHTPAHVIDLAPTIVGLAGGEWPSEYADEHLPPNPGRNLAAALGTDVIIPRDALWWYHEGNRALRKDNWKIVAAKGDPWELYDLGTDRAENHDLAEENPEMVKKLKAKWIEVREEFTNLLQAPNTKK, encoded by the coding sequence TTGGTTATCCTAGCAGATGACCTGGGGTATTCCGATCTGGGCTGCTACGGTAGCGAGATTTCGACTCCGAATCTGGACGCACTTGCTGAGAATGGATTGAAGTTCACTCAGTTCTATAATTGCGGCCGCTGCTGGCCTACCAGAGCTAGTTTGCTATCAGGCTATTATCCCCAACAAGTAGGACGGGATGCCTTGCCGGGCGTTGACAACAATGCACGTAGTCGAGGAAAGCGTCCTTCCTGGGCACGGTTGCTTCCCCACATGTTGAAACCTAGGGGATATCGCTCTTATCACTCCGGCAAGTGGCACATCGACGGGAGTCCAATGGGGGGAGGATTTGACCATTCGTATTACTTCAACGACTACGATCACTATTTCACACCAACACTGCACTACTTGGATGACAGGCAGTTGCCTGCCAAATCGCTCACCGACAATTTCTACGCGACCACCGTGATTGCCGACTATGCGATTGAGTTTCTGAAGCAGCATGAAGAGCAGCATCCCGATCAGCCATTCTTTGAATATTTGGCTTTCATCGCACCCCATTTCCCCTTGCAAGCGCCGGCAGAGGACATTGCCCGGTACCAAGGTCGCTACGGTTCGGGATGGGACGAACTACGCAAGGAGCGTTGGGTTAAGATTCAGAAACTGCTGGGGTTGCCGGGTGAGCTTTCGTCGCTAGAGCCGGAGATTGGGCCTCCTTATGATTTCCCCGAAGCCATCGAACAGTTAGGGGCGGGTGAGGTTAATCGTGAATTGGCATGGGATAGCTTGACCACAGAGCAACAGGAGTTTCAGGCTGCTAAGATGGAAATTCATGCCGCGATGGTTGATCGTATGGACCGCGAGATAGGGCGCGTGATCGATCAAATTCGTGAGATGGGCCAACTGGACAACACGGTGATCCTGTTCTTCTCCGACAACGGGGGAAGCGCGGAGATCATGGTGCGCGGGGATGGGCATGATCCAGAAGCGATGCCGGGTTCGCAGGATTCGTTCTTGTGTTTAGGTCCTGGTTGGTCCAGCGCATCGAATACCCCGTTTCGACGGCACAAGACTTGGGTTCATGAGGGAGGAATTGCCACCCCGCTCGTCGTACACTGGCCAGATGGAATTCATGCTTCGGGTGAGTTACGCCACACACCCGCCCATGTAATCGACTTGGCTCCTACCATAGTTGGGCTAGCAGGAGGTGAGTGGCCCAGCGAGTATGCTGATGAGCATCTTCCACCAAATCCCGGGCGAAACTTGGCTGCCGCGTTGGGTACCGATGTGATTATCCCGCGAGACGCCCTCTGGTGGTATCACGAAGGGAATCGGGCTCTGCGAAAGGACAATTGGAAAATCGTGGCTGCCAAAGGGGATCCATGGGAATTGTATGATCTTGGCACTGATCGCGCGGAGAATCATGACCTGGCTGAAGAGAATCCCGAGATGGTCAAAAAACTGAAGGCCAAGTGGATTGAGGTGAGGGAGGAATTTACTAACTTGCTGCAAGCGCCCAATACAAAGAAGTAG
- a CDS encoding multiheme c-type cytochrome → MKGKQLGLNVWPWLGGAMVVVIGTLVGYWHAEPQPPPESNRYTDIKLVDHTEDRMEKIEQALAQAGCPGWMALASEGPSALGPEVIPPEIRTISARVPRVKYPQPLRVASRVLKDSSSDKAVVSPDSSGDPDDLLDGTADLLWKDAAPAEETPSELPAVEVPDESAPVSEPSYPANEPEDPSAQTEELDSESVPVPLPAPAEEIGHPTESPFAPPPIPTGAAPHSLPTQTTADSNPNRKSYCDYVADSLYPSAFACATCHEKLFEEWSVSSHAYAAVSPMFQKFEQKINDISQATVGYFCYRCHSPAGVSLGISRAAPLWDMPQVAREGVTCVACHRVNQRYGKVNGERRIEPGDIFAPVYGSIGGSGVAEVIAHKNEFKVKTSPSEQGPGQDIHIAGCYFDQLSKPEFCVSCHQVAVQPGIKLEVVWEQYRASPACKKGISCQDCHMGRLPGVASGYETGPAAVVNGKTVNDHRKHANHVFYGPGYSIAHPGVFPFNKDALRWSMLEWLQFDYRAGWGTEAFEEAVEQGNLYVNFPPVWANVDDRYDARDVIDDNQKKLGKKDISRHQIMENGSHVDGPFFDKPLVRGQDLRFHYIVTNRNDGHNMPSGSLGAQPQLWANVVLIGPRGQRVWESGYTDRWGDVADIHSEDVRNKRIPYDWQLFNLQTMFLITGATGTDREFFLPVNVDIDQLPYLRPGAQPISVMNHPPFIRMEGRSLAPLGSRRAPYKIPAELIKEPGYYRLSFRLRMRTQPIYFMRFCGATMEMQRAMNEGITDFHHSSYEFEIQ, encoded by the coding sequence ATGAAGGGGAAACAGCTTGGTTTGAACGTATGGCCATGGCTCGGGGGAGCCATGGTGGTGGTAATCGGTACGCTGGTGGGCTATTGGCATGCGGAGCCGCAACCCCCCCCTGAATCGAATCGCTACACGGATATCAAACTTGTCGATCATACCGAAGACCGGATGGAGAAGATCGAGCAGGCCTTGGCCCAGGCGGGTTGCCCGGGGTGGATGGCTTTGGCCAGCGAGGGCCCCAGCGCTTTGGGACCTGAAGTCATTCCACCTGAGATTCGCACCATTTCTGCGAGGGTGCCCCGGGTAAAGTATCCCCAGCCACTGCGTGTAGCAAGCCGGGTCCTGAAAGACAGTTCTTCAGACAAGGCCGTAGTGTCACCGGACTCTTCAGGTGATCCGGATGATTTGCTCGATGGCACAGCTGACCTCTTGTGGAAAGACGCTGCCCCTGCCGAAGAGACCCCTTCTGAATTACCTGCAGTTGAGGTTCCGGATGAATCAGCACCCGTGAGCGAGCCAAGCTATCCAGCCAACGAGCCAGAAGATCCATCAGCACAAACCGAGGAACTTGATTCAGAGTCTGTTCCGGTTCCACTGCCCGCACCTGCAGAGGAGATCGGCCACCCTACAGAGAGCCCTTTCGCCCCACCCCCAATTCCGACGGGAGCTGCTCCTCACTCCCTACCCACCCAGACGACTGCGGATTCTAACCCGAACAGAAAATCGTATTGCGACTACGTTGCCGACTCCCTGTATCCTTCTGCCTTTGCTTGTGCAACATGTCACGAAAAGTTATTCGAGGAATGGAGCGTTTCCAGCCATGCCTATGCGGCTGTTTCGCCGATGTTCCAAAAATTTGAGCAGAAGATTAACGACATCTCACAGGCAACTGTTGGTTACTTTTGCTACCGCTGCCATTCCCCGGCGGGTGTCAGTTTGGGAATTTCACGGGCAGCACCATTGTGGGATATGCCTCAGGTTGCCCGCGAAGGGGTTACCTGTGTTGCCTGCCATCGTGTGAATCAGCGTTACGGCAAAGTTAACGGTGAGCGTCGCATTGAACCTGGCGATATTTTCGCCCCCGTTTATGGTTCAATCGGTGGCAGCGGTGTCGCGGAAGTCATTGCTCACAAAAATGAGTTCAAAGTCAAAACTTCGCCCTCTGAGCAAGGTCCGGGGCAGGACATCCACATCGCGGGATGCTATTTTGATCAACTCTCGAAGCCCGAGTTCTGTGTTTCCTGTCATCAGGTGGCCGTACAGCCGGGGATCAAGTTAGAAGTGGTGTGGGAGCAATATCGTGCCTCCCCTGCCTGCAAGAAGGGAATATCTTGTCAGGACTGCCACATGGGGCGTCTGCCAGGCGTAGCGAGTGGTTATGAAACAGGCCCGGCGGCGGTCGTCAACGGCAAGACGGTTAATGACCACCGCAAACATGCCAACCATGTGTTCTATGGCCCGGGTTACTCGATCGCTCACCCCGGTGTGTTCCCTTTCAACAAGGACGCGCTGCGATGGTCAATGCTCGAATGGCTCCAGTTCGACTACCGCGCAGGGTGGGGAACTGAGGCGTTTGAGGAGGCGGTTGAACAGGGCAACCTCTATGTGAATTTCCCGCCAGTATGGGCAAATGTGGATGATCGCTACGATGCCCGCGATGTAATCGACGACAACCAAAAGAAACTCGGCAAGAAGGACATCAGTCGACACCAGATCATGGAGAATGGCTCCCACGTGGATGGACCATTCTTCGACAAGCCGCTCGTACGCGGACAGGACTTGCGATTCCACTATATTGTGACCAACAGAAACGATGGTCACAACATGCCCAGCGGTTCGTTGGGTGCTCAACCGCAGCTATGGGCCAACGTGGTACTGATTGGGCCGCGTGGGCAACGAGTATGGGAATCGGGTTACACGGATCGATGGGGGGACGTAGCGGACATTCACTCCGAAGATGTCCGCAACAAACGGATTCCCTACGATTGGCAATTATTCAATCTACAGACGATGTTCCTCATCACGGGAGCCACAGGTACTGATCGTGAATTCTTCTTGCCCGTGAATGTCGACATCGACCAGTTGCCCTACTTGCGTCCGGGGGCGCAGCCGATTTCCGTGATGAATCATCCTCCCTTTATTCGTATGGAAGGTCGGTCGCTCGCACCGCTCGGTTCGCGTCGGGCTCCCTACAAAATCCCAGCCGAGTTAATCAAGGAGCCTGGTTACTATCGGCTCTCTTTCCGGTTGCGGATGCGGACGCAGCCCATCTACTTCATGCGGTTTTGCGGTGCGACGATGGAGATGCAGCGGGCGATGAACGAAGGGATCACCGATTTCCATCACAGTTCCTATGAGTTTGAGATTCAATAG
- a CDS encoding PSD1 and planctomycete cytochrome C domain-containing protein: MLNSSLLARLGLTVAIVAYHFGYTNCRGEHSAVDFNRDIRPILSENCFACHGPDAETREADLRLDQEESALEDRGGYAAVVAGDVSLSELVRRIESDDKDEQMPPPEMKKHITDDQVVLLKRWITEGAVWSPAWSYVPPKWWEPPATKATNWKQNWIDQFVLARLEEENLSPSPEADAVTLIRRLSFDLTGLPPTPEVVDTFMADPSDEAYERLVDEFLASPHFGERMAIKWLDLVRFADSVGYHGDQGHNIWPYRDYVIHAFNENMPFDQFTREQLAGDLLPNNDVDQLIASGYNRLLQTSHEGGLQLKEYRAIYLADRVRNVSQVWMGATMGCCQCHDHKYDPYTAQDFYAMGAFFADIDDEWHLRNESGEVGNTDPTVRKPEKEVLSVYQREEIAELEKLLTKLDSEKESKQIAKLREQRDNLANITSPTMITESTEPRVVRVLARGDWQDESGETVTAAVPKFLGDISRVNRRANRLDLSNWLTDPENGVGGLTARVMVNRYWALMFGEGLARVLDDFGGQGEPPSHPELLDNLAVEYIESGWDTKHLMKLIALSSAYRQSSMADEKLRTRDPLNRLLARQNRFRLPAEMVRDTTLAVSGLLVDKLGGRSVKPAQPAHYYKNLNFPEREYEPDTGAEQWRRGVYMHWQRTFLHPMLKALDAPTREECTANRPRSNTALAALVLLNDPNSVEAARALAARILTDEVAHTDNERIQRAFRLAVSQQPDVRQRQILVDLLSDSRSYFATNSADRKKLLEVGSSLTGKELPEAELAAWTTVSRAVLNMSETTTRN, translated from the coding sequence GTGCTCAATAGCAGTTTGCTAGCAAGGCTCGGACTCACTGTAGCCATAGTCGCTTACCACTTTGGCTACACGAATTGTCGCGGCGAGCATTCTGCTGTCGATTTCAACAGAGATATTCGCCCGATTCTCTCTGAAAATTGCTTCGCATGTCACGGCCCTGATGCAGAGACCCGTGAGGCAGATCTCCGTCTGGATCAGGAGGAATCAGCCCTTGAAGATCGTGGTGGATATGCAGCGGTCGTTGCAGGAGATGTCTCACTAAGTGAATTAGTACGCCGCATCGAGAGCGACGACAAAGACGAGCAGATGCCCCCTCCCGAGATGAAAAAGCATATCACGGACGATCAAGTTGTTCTCCTAAAACGATGGATCACTGAAGGTGCAGTCTGGTCACCGGCCTGGTCCTACGTTCCCCCGAAGTGGTGGGAGCCACCAGCCACTAAAGCAACTAATTGGAAACAGAATTGGATTGACCAGTTTGTACTAGCCAGGTTGGAGGAAGAAAATCTGAGCCCAAGCCCCGAAGCCGACGCCGTGACTTTGATACGTCGTCTGTCGTTTGACCTGACCGGACTTCCTCCCACGCCAGAAGTTGTTGATACGTTTATGGCCGATCCCAGCGATGAGGCCTACGAGCGACTTGTCGATGAGTTCTTGGCTTCGCCCCATTTTGGCGAACGCATGGCAATCAAGTGGCTCGATCTCGTCCGGTTTGCCGACTCGGTGGGCTATCACGGTGATCAAGGGCACAACATTTGGCCGTATCGCGATTATGTGATCCATGCTTTCAATGAAAACATGCCCTTCGATCAATTCACCCGCGAACAACTCGCAGGGGACTTGTTACCGAACAACGACGTAGACCAACTAATCGCTTCGGGCTACAACCGTTTATTGCAGACTTCCCATGAAGGAGGGCTCCAACTCAAGGAGTATCGTGCCATTTACCTTGCCGACCGGGTACGCAACGTGTCCCAAGTGTGGATGGGAGCCACGATGGGCTGCTGCCAATGCCACGATCATAAATACGATCCCTACACAGCGCAAGATTTCTACGCTATGGGGGCTTTCTTCGCGGATATCGATGATGAGTGGCACCTCCGGAATGAGAGTGGCGAGGTTGGCAATACCGATCCCACTGTACGCAAACCAGAGAAGGAAGTGCTTAGCGTCTATCAACGAGAAGAAATTGCTGAATTGGAAAAACTGCTTACCAAGCTCGATTCGGAAAAAGAGTCAAAGCAAATTGCCAAGTTGCGTGAGCAAAGGGATAATTTGGCAAACATCACATCGCCAACTATGATTACGGAATCTACGGAACCTCGCGTCGTTCGTGTTCTCGCCCGTGGTGATTGGCAGGATGAGAGCGGTGAAACTGTCACCGCTGCCGTTCCGAAATTCCTCGGCGATATCAGTCGTGTGAATCGGCGAGCGAATCGGTTGGATCTATCCAATTGGCTCACAGACCCAGAGAACGGGGTAGGGGGGTTGACCGCGCGGGTGATGGTCAATCGCTACTGGGCACTCATGTTTGGAGAAGGATTAGCCCGAGTGCTCGACGACTTTGGGGGCCAGGGCGAGCCTCCTTCTCACCCCGAGCTGCTCGACAACCTGGCTGTGGAGTACATCGAGAGTGGCTGGGATACCAAACACTTAATGAAACTGATCGCATTGAGCAGCGCTTATCGGCAGTCTTCTATGGCCGACGAGAAATTGCGGACTCGCGATCCATTGAACCGATTGCTCGCACGGCAGAACCGCTTTCGATTGCCTGCTGAAATGGTACGTGATACGACTTTGGCAGTGAGTGGACTCTTAGTGGACAAGCTCGGAGGTCGCAGTGTGAAACCTGCCCAGCCTGCCCACTACTACAAGAATCTGAATTTCCCCGAACGTGAATACGAACCAGATACCGGTGCCGAACAGTGGCGACGAGGAGTCTATATGCACTGGCAACGCACGTTTTTGCATCCGATGCTCAAAGCGCTCGATGCACCAACTCGTGAAGAATGTACGGCCAACAGACCTCGATCCAATACGGCCCTTGCTGCGCTGGTGCTACTGAACGATCCCAATAGTGTGGAGGCTGCCCGAGCACTTGCTGCGAGAATCTTGACTGATGAAGTGGCTCACACGGACAATGAAAGGATTCAACGCGCATTCCGCCTGGCAGTATCTCAGCAACCAGATGTCCGCCAACGACAAATTCTTGTGGACTTGCTCAGCGATAGTCGATCCTATTTCGCCACAAACTCAGCCGACAGGAAAAAACTACTGGAAGTTGGATCATCGCTAACAGGAAAGGAATTACCCGAGGCAGAGCTTGCAGCTTGGACCACCGTCTCCCGAGCGGTACTCAACATGAGTGAAACCACTACCCGCAACTAG
- a CDS encoding DUF1501 domain-containing protein, producing the protein MNESSTTSFQRQLCRRTFLAQTGLGLGTAALSTLLGGESQAASNQSIGLPTLPNLPQKVKRVIFLCMAGGPSHLETFDYKPALEEISGQPMPESYTKGQQIAQLQGQELIAQGPMTKFGRYGKSGQTMSDFFPYHREIADDICIIKSMVTEQINHDPAHTFMNTGTVISGRPSMGSWVNYGLGCENKSLPGFVVLVSQGGRNPQPIASRQWSAGFLPSQYQGVPFNSTGDPVHYINNPPGVSGDLQRRVVDSVLALDGHRQDHLHDPDLTARLAAYETAFRMQTSVPDLVDMSDEPQHILDMYGAVPGDGSYASNCLLARRLAERGVRFIHLYHRGWDHHGDLVQHMNTCSGLTDKPTAALVMDLKARGMLEDTLIVWGGEFGRTPMFQGKGGPGRDHHIKGFSMWVAGGNIRPGISYGATDELGYNAVENPVHVRDLHATMLHLLGIDHKHFTVKFQGLDMRLTGVEEAKVLHDILV; encoded by the coding sequence ATGAACGAATCCTCGACAACTTCTTTCCAGCGCCAACTCTGCCGGCGAACATTCCTTGCTCAGACAGGGTTGGGATTAGGGACCGCCGCGTTGTCGACGTTGTTGGGCGGTGAATCACAAGCTGCTTCGAACCAGAGCATAGGACTTCCGACGTTGCCCAATCTGCCTCAGAAGGTGAAACGAGTCATCTTTCTCTGCATGGCAGGAGGACCTTCGCATCTAGAGACGTTTGACTACAAACCTGCTCTGGAAGAGATCAGTGGCCAGCCGATGCCGGAGTCCTATACGAAAGGACAACAGATCGCCCAACTACAAGGGCAGGAACTGATTGCCCAGGGACCGATGACCAAGTTTGGTCGCTACGGCAAGAGCGGCCAAACCATGAGCGACTTTTTCCCCTACCACCGGGAAATCGCGGACGACATTTGCATTATCAAATCGATGGTTACCGAGCAGATCAATCATGATCCAGCACACACTTTCATGAACACTGGTACTGTGATCAGTGGCCGACCTTCGATGGGATCGTGGGTTAACTATGGTCTGGGATGTGAAAATAAGTCGCTTCCTGGTTTTGTCGTGCTCGTCTCTCAGGGAGGTCGCAACCCGCAGCCGATTGCCTCAAGACAATGGTCGGCGGGTTTTTTGCCCAGCCAATATCAAGGTGTCCCTTTCAATTCCACCGGTGATCCGGTCCATTACATCAACAATCCACCAGGGGTATCCGGCGATTTGCAACGACGCGTCGTCGATAGTGTGTTGGCACTCGATGGCCATCGACAAGACCACCTTCATGATCCTGATCTGACAGCCCGTCTCGCAGCATACGAAACAGCGTTCCGCATGCAAACCTCAGTGCCAGATCTGGTCGATATGTCCGATGAACCACAACACATCCTCGATATGTATGGTGCCGTACCTGGCGATGGTTCGTATGCGTCGAATTGCCTCTTGGCGCGCCGCCTAGCCGAACGTGGCGTTCGCTTTATTCATCTTTACCACCGAGGTTGGGATCATCACGGCGACTTGGTCCAGCACATGAATACCTGTAGCGGATTGACCGATAAGCCGACAGCGGCCCTAGTGATGGATCTCAAGGCACGAGGCATGCTTGAGGATACGTTGATCGTGTGGGGAGGCGAATTCGGTCGCACACCGATGTTCCAGGGCAAAGGGGGCCCGGGACGCGATCACCACATCAAAGGTTTTTCCATGTGGGTGGCCGGTGGTAATATTCGACCCGGGATCTCTTATGGTGCTACCGACGAGCTAGGCTACAACGCTGTGGAGAATCCCGTCCATGTTCGCGATCTGCACGCTACAATGCTCCATCTATTGGGAATTGACCACAAACATTTTACGGTCAAGTTCCAAGGACTCGACATGCGGCTCACGGGTGTGGAAGAAGCCAAAGTGTTGCACGACATTCTGGTGTAA
- a CDS encoding PQQ-dependent sugar dehydrogenase, translating into MTECFKKVFLGVCWLGLITCELRAELDESPLPVEVAPAFPELQWPDWITGIDTGKPIKPRPLIITGSGDGSNRLFVATQYGTIHSFENDPNTSEMQLFLDIRDRVVPFKEWEGEEGFLGLAFHPRFKENGEFFVYYTPTPSKDNPHSSRISRFRTKKDNPEEADPDSEEILLEIKEPYWNHNGGTVAFGPDGFLYIVVGDGGAWNDPHMNGQNTHTLLGALLRIDVDHKDEGLAYAIPKDNPFYGQPAPPKDGPFAGANCFPRGEIWAYGLRNPWRVTFDRKTGACWAADVGQDTWEEIDIIQRGGNYGWNLREGQHPFGPAGFPECETLIEPIWEYHHDVGKSITGGHVYRGRKVPELEGAYLYADYVSGKVWALWYDFQNEVVTANRLIQEKGFPVMTFGEDDQGEVYFTTEQDIYKFAPAEK; encoded by the coding sequence ATGACAGAGTGTTTCAAGAAGGTGTTTCTAGGAGTCTGTTGGCTTGGTCTGATCACTTGTGAGCTGCGGGCTGAATTAGATGAGTCACCGCTACCAGTCGAAGTGGCTCCTGCGTTTCCAGAACTGCAGTGGCCGGACTGGATCACTGGAATCGACACGGGAAAGCCTATCAAGCCACGGCCTTTAATAATCACGGGTTCCGGTGATGGATCGAATCGACTCTTTGTGGCGACCCAATACGGCACAATCCACTCCTTTGAAAACGACCCCAACACTTCAGAGATGCAATTGTTTCTCGACATTCGTGATCGCGTTGTGCCTTTCAAGGAGTGGGAGGGCGAGGAAGGATTTTTGGGACTCGCATTTCATCCACGGTTTAAGGAGAACGGAGAATTCTTCGTTTACTACACCCCTACTCCTTCAAAAGACAATCCACATAGTTCTCGTATCTCTAGGTTTCGCACCAAGAAGGATAACCCTGAAGAGGCGGATCCCGACAGTGAAGAAATCCTGCTAGAAATTAAAGAGCCGTATTGGAATCATAATGGTGGTACTGTGGCATTCGGTCCCGATGGTTTTCTTTACATCGTGGTTGGAGATGGGGGAGCATGGAATGATCCCCACATGAATGGGCAAAATACACATACTCTTTTAGGTGCTCTCTTGCGAATCGACGTAGACCACAAGGACGAAGGTTTGGCCTACGCGATTCCCAAGGACAATCCTTTCTATGGGCAACCGGCTCCCCCCAAAGATGGCCCCTTTGCTGGTGCGAACTGTTTTCCACGGGGGGAAATCTGGGCCTACGGACTACGCAATCCTTGGCGAGTAACCTTTGACCGCAAGACCGGGGCCTGTTGGGCAGCTGATGTTGGGCAGGATACATGGGAAGAAATCGACATCATTCAACGCGGTGGCAACTACGGCTGGAACCTTCGAGAGGGCCAACATCCCTTTGGTCCTGCTGGATTCCCAGAGTGCGAAACTCTGATTGAGCCCATATGGGAATACCATCACGATGTGGGAAAGTCGATTACAGGAGGGCATGTCTATCGAGGCAGGAAGGTTCCTGAATTGGAGGGAGCCTATCTGTATGCTGATTACGTGAGCGGAAAAGTTTGGGCCTTGTGGTACGACTTCCAGAATGAGGTGGTTACGGCTAATCGCCTGATCCAAGAGAAGGGCTTCCCCGTCATGACTTTCGGAGAAGACGACCAGGGAGAAGTTTACTTCACCACCGAACAGGACATTTACAAGTTTGCGCCTGCCGAGAAATAA
- a CDS encoding transposase encodes MHVLFVVLSIDRKSYNALPESLTIRECCFQVEQAGFRCKKIVLATTLLDADEFSVNDLALLYRARWHAELDLRSLKTVMKMDVLRCKTPELVHKEIWTHILAYNLIRTIMAQAATKHDIEPRSISFKGTIQTLDAFQPVIASMGQNDPACCRQLYEQLLDCVASHRVGNRPDRFEPRKVKRRYGSYDWLTKPRKEEKMLLVKRHNEI; translated from the coding sequence GTGCATGTCCTTTTTGTCGTCCTTTCGATTGATAGAAAGAGTTACAATGCACTTCCAGAATCTCTGACGATTCGTGAATGCTGTTTTCAAGTCGAACAGGCAGGCTTTCGCTGCAAAAAGATCGTCCTCGCAACGACTCTGTTAGATGCCGACGAGTTTTCGGTGAACGATTTAGCCTTGCTCTATCGTGCGCGGTGGCATGCAGAACTTGATCTAAGATCATTAAAAACGGTTATGAAGATGGACGTCTTGCGTTGCAAGACCCCAGAGCTTGTTCACAAGGAAATCTGGACACACATCCTCGCCTACAATCTCATTCGCACGATCATGGCACAAGCGGCTACCAAACACGACATCGAACCGCGATCGATAAGTTTCAAAGGCACGATCCAAACACTAGACGCCTTTCAACCAGTCATTGCGAGCATGGGCCAAAACGACCCTGCATGCTGCAGGCAGCTCTACGAACAGTTACTTGATTGCGTCGCAAGTCATCGAGTCGGCAATCGACCCGACCGGTTTGAACCACGGAAAGTTAAACGCCGATATGGATCCTATGATTGGCTTACCAAACCAAGAAAAGAAGAAAAAATGCTGCTAGTGAAGAGACATAACGAGATCTAA
- a CDS encoding GNAT family N-acetyltransferase, with protein sequence MANAIAPATHRVLDRQPNRSEISAISRLLAAALANDPLQRWLFPDERLRLAASERLFRRLVAPRIAPGLVSVSRTCQGQLASVAVWTPPYPPAPNRWERLAESLAMRLAHGKRIHEVRQGFTDLAERHPQQPYWYLLALATTESERGQGHAAGLLKSKIEECDATGRKIALETSLPENISYYEHFGFQIENEVDLKDGPTVWLMCRESRST encoded by the coding sequence GTGGCAAATGCTATCGCCCCTGCGACACATCGAGTCCTGGATAGGCAACCAAATCGCAGCGAGATCTCGGCAATTTCGAGGCTCTTGGCCGCAGCACTAGCAAATGATCCATTGCAGCGTTGGCTTTTCCCCGACGAGCGACTACGGCTTGCCGCTAGCGAGAGGCTCTTTCGCCGATTGGTTGCTCCGCGGATTGCACCAGGTTTGGTCTCCGTGAGCCGAACCTGTCAGGGCCAGTTGGCGAGCGTGGCAGTCTGGACCCCGCCCTACCCCCCTGCCCCGAACCGCTGGGAGAGATTGGCGGAGTCCCTTGCTATGCGACTCGCCCACGGCAAGCGAATTCATGAAGTTCGGCAAGGATTCACAGACCTAGCGGAGCGCCATCCTCAGCAACCGTATTGGTATCTGCTAGCCTTGGCAACTACCGAGTCGGAGCGTGGACAAGGGCATGCAGCAGGTCTGCTAAAATCTAAAATTGAAGAGTGCGACGCGACTGGCCGGAAGATAGCACTGGAGACTTCATTGCCCGAGAATATATCCTACTACGAACACTTCGGATTTCAGATAGAAAACGAAGTTGATCTGAAAGACGGTCCTACGGTCTGGTTAATGTGCCGCGAGTCACGTTCGACCTAA